A stretch of Cicer arietinum cultivar CDC Frontier isolate Library 1 chromosome 5, Cicar.CDCFrontier_v2.0, whole genome shotgun sequence DNA encodes these proteins:
- the LOC140920356 gene encoding uncharacterized protein yields MDRKWISANRLSKEYEIGVKEFVEFAVKNAKDPNRVVCPCLKCCFGKRVREDELEGHLVCNGIDQSYTCWIRHGEKKKGNINFENSSTYASTDFDTDTYEPDRVDEIAKAVEEDLRDCPKMFESLLSDAEKELYNGCTKFTRLSAILKLYNLKASNGWSDKSFTELLTLIKDMLPDDNELPSRTYEAKRILCSIGMSYERIHACPNDCILFRNEYELLKACPKCNVSRYKKKESTPAKVVWYFPIIPRFRRMYRSEEDSKHLTWHADERIRDGMFRHPADSPQWAKIDHEYPEFGIESRNLRLALSTDGMNPHGLQSISHSTWPVILVIYNLPPWLCMKRKFMMLSLLISGPKQPGNDIDVYLTPLIEDLKILWETGVEVYDGYRKKCFNLRAMLFGTINDFPAYGNLSGYSIKGQCACPICEESTNWMRLKHCKKNVFLGHRRFLPYSHQYRGWRNAFNGKSEEGKAPLAPTGYQILEKVQGLTNKFGKPFAGELVKTGWKKKSIFFELPYWKSLYVRHFLDVMHIEKNVFESVIGTLLNVPGKSKDGVNARLDLVDMGIRNELAPVKKGNRTYLPPAAHTLSRKEKIVLCKFLHEVKVPEGYSSNIKNLVCMKDLKLKGLKTHDCHIIMEHLLPIGIRSILPEKVRLALTRLCFFFREICSKVIDPQKLPTLQREIVVTLCELEMYFPPSFFDIMVHLTVHLVKETQLCGPAYMRWMYPIERYMKILKGYVKSRSRPEGCIAERYIVEEAAEFCTEYLSNEKG; encoded by the exons atggataggaaatggatttcagccaatcgattgtcaaaagagtatgaaattggagtgaaggagtttgttgagtttgcagtgaagaatgcaaaagatccaaatagagtagtttgtccttgtttaaaatgttgttttggaaaacgtgttagagaagatgaattagaaggacatctagtatgtaatggaattgatcaaagctacacatgttggataagacatggtgagaaaaaaaaaggaaacattaattttgagaatagttctacatatgcttcaactgatttcgatacagatacatatgagccggaccgagttgatgagattgcaaaagcagttgaagaagatcttcgagattgtcctaaaatgtttgaaagtttgttgagtgatgcagagaaagaattatataatggttgtactaaattcacaagactgtcagcgatattaaagttgtacaacttaaaagcgagtaatggatggtctgataaaagctttacggaattattaacactcataaaagatatgttgccagatgataatgaacttcccagtcgaacctacgaggctaaacggattttgtgttctattggaatgagttacgaaaggattcatgcgtgtcctaacgattgcattttatttcgaaacgaatatgaactacttaaggcgtgtccgaaatgcaatgtctctcgatataagaagaaagaatctactccagcaaaagtcgtgtggtattttcctataataccaagatttaggcgcatgtatcgcagtgaagaagattcaaaacacttgacatggcatgcagatgaaagaattagagatggaatgtttcgacaccctgcagattccccacaatgggcaaaaattgatcacgagtatcctgaattcgggatagagtcaagaaatctaagacttgcactttctactgatggaatgaatccacatggtcttcaaagcatctcacatagcacgtggcctgtgattttggtaatatataacctacctccatggttatgtatgaagcgtaagtttatgatgttgtctctgttaatttctggacccaaacaaccggggaatgatatcgacgtatacttgactcctttaattgaagatttaaaaattctgtgggagacaggtgtggaagtttatgatgggtataggaaaaagtgtttcaatttgagggctatgttgttcggcacaattaatgattttccagcatatggtaatttatcaggatatagcattaaaggtcagtgtgcatgtcctatatgtgaagagagtacaaattggatgcggttgaaacattgtaagaagaatgtgtttcttggacatcgtagatttttaccttatagtcatcagtatcgtgggtggagaaatgcattcaatggaaaatcagaggaaggtaaagctcctttagcaccgactggatatcaaatacttgaaaaagtacaaggtttgaccaataaatttggcaaaccttttgcgggagagctggtgaaaactgggtggaagaaaaagtcaattttctttgaattgccatattggaagtcattgtatgtaagacatttcctcgatgtgatgcatattgaaaaaaatgtatttgaaagtgttattggtacgttactcaatgttccaggaaagtctaaagatggcgtcaatgcaagattggacttggtcgatatgggaataagaaatgaactggctccagtaaagaaaggaaatcgcacatatctacctccagccgctcatactctatctagaaaggaaaaaattgttttatgtaaatttctacacgaagttaaagttccagaaggatactcttcgaacattaaaaatttggtttgtatgaaagacctcaagttaaaaggtttgaagacccatgattgtcatattataatggagcatttgctaccaataggtatacgttccattttacctgaaaaagttcgactagccttaactagattatgtttcttcttcagggaaatttgtagtaaagtgatcgaccctcagaaattaccgacattgcagagggaaattgttgttactttgtgtgagcttgaaatgtatttcccaccatcgttttttgatataatggttcaccttactgttcatctggttaaggagacacaactttgtgggccagcttatatgagatggatgtatccgatagaacgatatatgaaaatattaaaagggtacgtaaaaagtagaagtcgaccagaaggttgtattgctgaacgatacattgttgaagaggctgctgaattttgtactgaatatctgtccaat gagaagggataa